AGTGGAGGCGGGGCAGTGGGAATGCTGCCTTCAAGATGCTAGATGGGCAGTCCATAGAGGGACCTGAGACATTGGTGTGGACAGTTAAGGAAGGAATTAGAAGCCCAACAGAAGGAACCTAAAAATAAGCTCTTAAGACATTGTCTGCTAAACCAGGCAAGCatccagtgtggtggcacatgtttgcaataccagcacttgggagattaaGGAAGGAGGGtcatcaaggccagcctggactacacagaccatgtctcctaaaacaaaacaaagattgtCTGCTTACTGTCAGCTCTGACAAGGGGGACCCATTCTCCACTTCTGTCTTCATTCTGGAGATGGCCACAGAAAAAGCAGCATGGTCTCCTTGGTTACTCAAAGGGGAGAGAGGTCAGTCTTGTGAAACAGCTTTGGTTCTGTGCAAGCAGTAGTTGGTGGGTTGTGGCACAGAGGCCAGCCAGGAGGTTTTGGGGCCAGGAGGCTTTGGGACAGTTGTGCTGAAAGCACAGGGCTTCAGCTTGGGGGAGGGGACTCGTGGGAAGGTCTAGTGGACAGACCCAGAGGTGCCTTCCTGCTTGTCTCATGATGAtgcctcttcattttctttttctttctttcttttctttctttctttctttctttctttctttctttctttctttctttctttctttctttctttccttccttccttccttccttccttcctttctttctttctttctttctttcttttttctttctttgtttaatggtgttgcctctttttttgtttgtttttttttgagacagagtttctctgtgtagctttgcgcctttcctggaactcactttgtagaccaagctggcctcgaactcacagagatccgcctgcctctgcctcccgagtgctgggattaaaggcgccaccaccgcccggctggtgttGCCTCTTAAGGATAGCCACATCAAGCCAGTGAAATCAGTTTGGGGGTGTACCCCAAACAAGGGCAGCAATCAGAAGGCAGGGGCAGATTGGGGGAGAAAAGGGGGCTCAGTAGGGACCACAGTCATATCATATGGCTTCTATCACATGGGCCTAGTGTGTAGATGCTGGAAGACTAGTCCTGAGGAAGTGGACAATTGGGAGTGGAGTTGGGCGCGAACTAGGGTGGAACTGTCTCACTTTGGTGCTGTAGCATGGCATGGACCATAGAGGGATATGACTACCCTCCTACTAACCAGGAGCTAGTGTAGATGAGACTAGGTGTCAAGTagatctgtttctttttatttatttattttttttgttttttgttttgttttggttttggtttttcgagacaggttttccctgtgtagctttgtacctttcctggaacttacttggtagcccaggctggcctcaaactcacagagatctgcctggctgtttctttttaaagagacagggtttctctgtatagctctggctgcctgggatctcactctacagaccaagctggcctcaaactcagagatccacctgcctctgcctcctgagtgctgggattaaaggagtgcaccaccactgccaggctttttttttggggggggggtctcagtcttgagcctggcagtggtgacacacatctttaatcccagcactcaggaggcaggtggatctctatgagttcgagaccagcctgctctacatagtgagttccaggacagccaggactgttacacagagaaactctgtcacgaagaaagaaaaagatctgTTTTTGATAGCAAAGACTGGGCTTGTTGCTATTGCCCCTCAGCGTCTTTGACCCTCTTCTGGAGAAGGCTGTCAGACTTCTAACCCTAACCAAACCTAGGGCTTGCCCCTTATCATTATGATGTAAGGTCAGCCCTAAAAGGGCATCTGTGGGATAGCACCTATAGTAGGTTTCCTGGCCTGCTCCTCCAATGTCCCAGGGTAGAGGTGTATGTgatgagagggaaggggaggcccTGGCCTCTTTGCTTACAAAAGCTAGGTCTTGCTCAATTGTGTGTGGCTTCCTGGTGGCATGGCAGCTGGAGGGCAAGGTGGAGCCATAGTTGGTGAGAGTGAGGGCATTAGTTACTGGGACTAGGGCTCTGGGATGTTCCTGTTGTCTTTGCCAGGAGCTGATTCTGGGTCTTATCTTAGTCACACAGTGCTCCTCTGCCAGGCCTGGTATAGTTCTTGACAAGCAGTGTCTATTTGGGTGTCCTGCATCCCATCACCGGGTGAGAGCTTTCATAGGTAGTAAGGAGCCTACTTCTGGGTCCTTCCCTGTCATCAGGCCTGAGTAGTTGCCTCATGGCCCCTGAACCAAGGCAGGGACACAGAACTTGACATGAGTAGAGAGGGCCAAATCACTGCTCCTCAGAAAGGTACATTAAGGCTGGGCACTTGGCCAACTATTATACAGGGCCTATGTGTCTTAAATGTAGGGAGAATGCTTTTCTTGGCCGTGGTGGGAACTCTTCCATGAGTGATGTGGTAGGTTGGATGGGCAGATTGGGCAAGGTAGACTCCACCTTGTCCTGCTGTCCCAGCAGTACTTGGTAGGTCCCCATAGGTCCACACATACCCAGGTGGGATTATCTTTGTGGCCCAAGAGCATGGTTGCTGTTGGAGATTTCTGGAGCTCAAACTCCATGGAGACCCATTTAGCTTCTTCTGCCTGTGATGAATATTTTCTGCTGCCTAGAGTAGCTATATAGCCACTAGAATGGCCTTACCTGGCTCCTCTTCCTGTTTGTAAATGGATAATGGACTCTGGGTAGAAAAGACACCTGGGGCAGGAGTGGGTCACTGTGTTTATCCCTGTCCTACTGGTTATTGCTTACTGGGCAGGGTCCTGTCTCCTTTTTGCTAGGTGCCATCGTCTACAAGATTCTTTGTTCAGCTCAGACAGTGGTTTCAACAATTACCGTGGCATCCTGAATTGGTGTGTGGTGATGCTGGTGAGTAGGAATGTGGGACCAGACTcactgaggccaggtgtggtagaaCCTTCTAGGGTGCCCTTGCCCTGGGTACAGGCTCTGCCCTTTGAAGGCTAGCTCCATGTAGCTGCTAGCACTAGGCTGGTTGGGAGGAAGCAGGGGTGGTCCTTGCAGTGGCTACATTGGCTTTCTCTTGGATCCCAGGCTAGCTCTGTGGGAGGCTCAGTGGTAGTAGAGACGATGAGTGTCTTGAATACTCTGGTAGTTCCTCAGGTCCCCCTTGGCTGTTTAGGTGTGATATGGGAGagcagggagatggagaggagtaTTGGTTACTCTTTAggctgggaggctgaggagggggcACTCTGTGGCCTCCCTAGAAAAGTATGGACAAAATCTTGAGGATGTATGTCCTATGCCATATGGGCAGAACCAGCCACTGCTTTGTAGGTCTTCCTAGTCCCTTTCCTTGAGCCTTGGGTATAGGTGGTTGGGGTGCTATGCCATGTCCAAGCCTCTAGGGCCTGGTTCCTACTGGGGCTGTGCATCTCTACCCCAGAAGCCTTTGGGTCCAAGGCTCAAAGGGATAGCCTGATGGGTGGGTCAGGGGCAAAGGGCTATCTTCACCCAGCTTCTAACACTCAGATATGGTCTGATACCTATTGCCCAGAAGTGTCTGGTCCTGCTTTAAGCATGGCTTCTTTGGCTATCCATTGTGGAAGAGTCTCTACCCTATTGTGCCCTGAAAGGTTTCTGAGGCTTTCTCTGGACAGAGGTTTAGTTAGGCCTTGGTTAGCTGTACCACCTCCATGGTACCTTCTCTGACCATCCAGGCAAAGAACCTCACCAGTGTTTCCCTTTCAGTATTGGCCAGTGGCTCCATCAGTTTGGGTAGTTGGCCAGGTTGGTGGCTCCAGGCCTGGGTCTGGTGCTTGTGAGATGGGTGAGGATGGAGATCAAACACTGAGTCTCAGGCTAAAGTCCAGAGGCTTAGTCCTTAGATGAGCTACACTGGGCCACACTCTTGGAGCTTTGAGTATTGTTAGTACAATACTCAAAGTACAGTACAGAAAAACCCACCCCTGATCTTTTCTGTTTTGATGGGTCTTTCTGCTGCCTGTCCTGTCCTCAGGGCCTGCTTATAGCCTCTAGGCTCTTAACTAGGCACTGAAGGGACCAGTACCCTGGGCAAGGCTAAGTGTCAGAGGTGCTGGGGTCAGGTCGGCTGTGTTAGCACCACTGGGGTTGAACCCTCCTGATTGTCTCTTGCAGATCCTGAGTAATGCCAGGTTATTTTTAGAGAACCTCATCAAGTGAGTACTTTCCCAGGCCCCTTATCTCTCCCCTGCCTGCTCAGGCCGTGAGGCCCACCTCTACTCAGGCCCCCATTGCCCCACCCCCAGGTATGGCATCCTGGTAGATCCCATCCAGGTGGTGTCTCTGTTTCTGAAGGACCCCTACAGCTGGCCTGCCCCATGCCTGGTTATTGGTGAGCTGCACTCCAAGAAGGGCCATGGGTGGGGGATAGGCTGGCCAGGGCCTGAGCCTGTCCTGTGATGCTCTGTCCTCAGTATCCAACATCTTTCCTGTGGCTGCATTTCAGATCGAGAAGCGCCTGGCAGTGGTAAGTGGTGTGGTGCCCATCCCCCTCCTTGCTCCAGTCACTGGTGGCCTACTGGTGATAGGCTCTTCTTACTAGGCCTGACAGTCCTCTCCCAGGGCAGAGGACCTGGTTGAatgttctctccctctccaggGTGCCTTGACAGAGCAGATGGGGCTGCTGCTACATGTGGTTAACCTGGCTACCATCATCTGCTTCCCAGCAGCCGTGGCCTTACTGGTTGAATCCATCACTCCAGGTGTGTCTCCATGCCAGCCATCCCAGCCCATGCTGAGCTGACCCCAGGTTATTCATGTGATGTGCTTGGTCATAGCTGAGCCTACCTTTCCTGTGTTAACCATGGTGTGTGGGCAGACATGGCTGATCCACCTATCTTGCAGTGGGTTCTGTGTTTGCTCTGGCATCATACTCCATCATCTTCCTCAAGCTCTTTTCCTACCGTGATGTCAACTTATGGTGCCGCCAGCGAAGAGTCAAGGCCAAAGCTGGTAAGAGGCTGTCAGGACTAGGATTTGCCTGTAGGActgagcctgggctgcatggctCACCCTGCTGTCTTGCTTTGCTGGCAGTTTCTGCAGGGAAGAAAGTCAGTGGGGCTGCTCCTCAGCAAACTGTGAGCTACCCAGACAACCTGAACTACCGAGGTGAGGACCTGTGGAGTTGGGGCTCTCTCTCAGAGGCAGGACTCTAAGTCAGGCTCAGGGCTCTGTAGTCCTAGTGCCCACCCTTCGCTTCTAGATCTCTACTACTTCATTTTTGCTCCGACTTTGTGTTATGAACTCAACTTTCCTCGGTCCCCACGAATACGAAAGCGCTTTCTGCTACGACGGGTTCTTGAGATGGTAGGTTTGGGCCTTGAGGGCGGGTTTGGGCAGGGCTTGGGGTATGTGTGCAACTGAAGTCTCAGCCTACTGCTGTGTTCTCCCCACAGCTCTTTTTCACCCAGCTTCAAGTTGGGCTGATCCAACAGGTACGTGGTGTGACTGGGTGTATGGTAGGGCTTAGCATAGCTGAGGGAAACCAATGTGCTGCTTTCCTTTGCAGTGGATGGTCCCTACTATCCAGAACTCCATGAAGCCCTTCAAGGTAAGGTTAGGTTCCACTGTGGCGGGGGTGGATAGGGGAGACGATACAGGCAGCTGAGGCAGCCTCTCTCCACAGGATATGGACTATTCACGTATCATTGAGCGTCTCTTGAAGCTGGCGGTGAGTGTCAGAGGCTCCAGTGGGATAAGTGTGAGGGATAAGTGGGAAATCTGCAACCTGGAACTGTCTCCCCTAGGTTCCCAACCATCTCATCTGGCTTATCTTCTTCTACTGGCTTTTCCATTCCTGCCTGAATGCCGTGGCAGAGCTCATGCAGTTTGGAGACCGCGAATTCTACCGGGACTGGTGGTGAGtggtgtgtccctggggatctGGGTAGGTCATGGTATGCTCTGCTTATCTCATTGTTTCTTGACCCCAAGGAATGCTGAGTCTGTCACCTACTTTTGGCAGAACTGGAATATCCCTGTGCATAAGTGGTGCAGCAGGTAGGGTGGTGTACGCACCTGTGGAATGTGGTTGTGGACCTGGGCCCTATGGCATTAGTCTCATCCTATGGCTTCCTTGCTCTGCAGACACTTCTATAAACCTTTGCTCCGACTGGGCAGCAACAGATGGATGGCCAGGACAGGGGTATTTTTGGCCTCAGCCTTCTTCCATGAGGTTAGTGCTCTGAGCACATCCCACATCACCTCTGGGCAGGGCTGTGGCCACCAGCTCAAACACCACTGACCTCTCTTGTCCCCATACTCTAGTACCTAGTGAGCATTCCCCTGCGTATGTTCCGCCTCTGGGCATTCACAGCCATGATGGCTCAGGTGAGCAACTCTGCAAAGCTTGTTTCCCTTAGCCTGTATCTGTGCCAAGCCCCACCTGAGTGTAGTCTCGTTGTGTCCTCAGATCCCACTGGCCTGGATTGTGGGCCGCTTCTTCCAAGGGAACTACGGCAATGCAGCTGTGTGGGTGACACTCATCATTGGGCAACCAGTGGCTGTGCTCATGTATGTTCATGACTACTACGTGCTCAACTATGATGCCCCAACAGGGGCCTGAGATACTGCCAAGGGCCAGCCCTCCCTAACCTGGGCCAGGAGTTTTGGAGGGGTTCCTGGCTGCCTGCACACTCCTCCTAATCTGGGAGGCCTCTCTGCCCCTATGGGGCCCACTCCTGCTCTTGGGGATGGCACCTGAGTCCAGCTAATATAAGCCAGTGCTTGGGAATCTGTGCTGACCAGGGGCAGAGGGCATCAATAAAGTGCTGTCTAAAAACCTTCCTCAGCCTATTGGGGTTGTGGAAGCTGCTGAGGACCTATACCCCTGTGTGCTGTGCAGCCCCTACTTCAGGGACTGACGTTCTCAGGCTCCGGCTAAGGGTATAGTGCTGGAAAGATTTGGGTCACATGGTTTCCGTCTACTTTACAATCTCACAGAGTATGCCGACAAAGCTGTTCAGTTGCACCACAGGACACAGTAGGCAGccacaggcagtggtggctcaagaACAGTGGCTGAGCAACGTTACTGCTCATGAAAGCCTAGTGAGTTCTTGGCCTGCCCTATTAATGCATGCAGGCAGGACCAGGGCTCAGAGCTGTGTGCACTCAACAGAGGACCACCCTGTGGCAAGCTGGCTGTATTGTCTAGAACCCTTGTGAGGAGTCAGGTTTAAGAGATGACATGTGGGGTTCAGGGTTTACTTGTGTTGATGTTGAACTCCAGGTAAGCACCCTGATCCACAGGGCCACTGGTAGGAACCTAGACCTACATTTCTAGAGGCAGGGCAGTCATGGAGATGACTTTGTATAGTGACTGCCTGGGGTGTAGGAATTATATATGCTGCACCTTTAATCTGTCTTAACTCCCTGGGATCAGGCTGCTCAACAAGTTGGGCTAGTGGCTCTAAGCTGTGCTGCACAGGGGCC
This genomic interval from Peromyscus eremicus chromosome 20, PerEre_H2_v1, whole genome shotgun sequence contains the following:
- the Dgat1 gene encoding diacylglycerol O-acyltransferase 1 is translated as MGDRGGAGGSRRRRTGSRASVQGGGGPVAAEEEVRDAAMGPDLGAGGDAPAPAPASTPDKDRHTDVGDGHWELRCHRLQDSLFSSDSGFNNYRGILNWCVVMLILSNARLFLENLIKYGILVDPIQVVSLFLKDPYSWPAPCLVIVSNIFPVAAFQIEKRLAVGALTEQMGLLLHVVNLATIICFPAAVALLVESITPVGSVFALASYSIIFLKLFSYRDVNLWCRQRRVKAKAVSAGKKVSGAAPQQTVSYPDNLNYRDLYYFIFAPTLCYELNFPRSPRIRKRFLLRRVLEMLFFTQLQVGLIQQWMVPTIQNSMKPFKDMDYSRIIERLLKLAVPNHLIWLIFFYWLFHSCLNAVAELMQFGDREFYRDWWNAESVTYFWQNWNIPVHKWCSRHFYKPLLRLGSNRWMARTGVFLASAFFHEYLVSIPLRMFRLWAFTAMMAQIPLAWIVGRFFQGNYGNAAVWVTLIIGQPVAVLMYVHDYYVLNYDAPTGA